DNA from Synechococcus elongatus PCC 6301:
CAGCCTGGGCTGCGACTTCAAACTGAGCTGACTCTTCAGCCGTCCAAGGGCTTGGCCCTGCCGGATCATTCCAGTCCAAAGCAGTGTCATGCCAAAGAGACAGTTGGTCTAATTGCTGTCGCAAGCTCTGGGATAGTGGCAGTTGATCTTCGATCGCGCCAACATCAAAGCGATCGCGACTCGCCGCATCATCCGCCCAAAGAATCCCACCACCCCATTCAAAGCTAAGGCGAAGTGCGAGGGGTTTAGGTGAAGAATTATTGGCTCCAAGCTGAGGTTCAGTGCAGTTAATTGGGTATGGATCCATCAAGGTCAACCTGTTCTAAAGCCAGTGAATGCAATTTTTGGAACGATGATGCCGCTCGCAACAGTGTTCAGCGATTACGTTCCCGAAGAAAGATCTTCTAGGGCGATCAGGCTGGGAGGCCTAGGACAGTCTGCCTTGATTGCTTACTAGTGAACGTGCTAGCACCCGAGTGCTCAAAGCCGTAATGACTTTGAGTTGTAACGACGGCTACATTTTGACCCTGGGGTTACTACTACCATTCGCCCTTAACTGAGGAAAGTTTGATGGTCCCCCCAACACTTCTTGAGGAGCAATCTAAGCTCCTCCATTCTGCTGCGTGTCGCTGTCAGGATTGCTATCGTCTGACGACCGATCACGATCGCTTTTTGGAAGATATGCCGCAAGACCCTGAGATCTTGATGGCAGATTTTCAAAAGATGGGTTTATTCAAACCTGAATCGATTGCGATCGCCGATCGTCTGACGACTTCAGAGTTGCGCCAAGCCTTGTTCTTTAAAAATGCTTCCCAAGGGGATCCTGAACAGGGAAGCAATGCTGAGAGCTTTGGCTGCAGAAGCAGGTGGTTTAGATCAGGCATTTGCTGCTGCTTTTGGACCGCAAGCGGGTCGTTTTTTCAGCAACATTCAAGCTAGTGGCGGGGTCAGTCGTCGGGTTTTCCTGCGCAACTTGGTCGTTGGTGCAGCTCTCGTGACGCTGACCAACTGTGCCCAACAGGCTCAACAACCCGATAGCCCAACCACGACTGGCAGTGGCAATTTAGAAAAAACGGATCTGAAGGTTGGCTTTATCCCGATTACCTGCGCCACTCCGATCATCATGTCAGATCCCTTGGGCTTCTATCAGAAATATGGCTTGAAAGTCCAAGTTGTGAAGATGCCGAGCTGGGGGGCAGTTCGAGATTCTGCGATCGCAGGCGAATTGGATGCCTATCACATGCTGGCACCGATGCCGATCGCGATGACCTTGGGTCTTGGCTCAGCTCCCTTCAGTGTCAAGTTAGCCAGTATTGAAAATATTAACGGTCAGGCGATTACGGTTGCCAAACGTCACCTTGGCAAAGTCAAAGAAGCGAAAGACTTCAAAGGCTTTGTGATTGGGGTCCCCTTCCCCTTCTCAATGCATAACCTGCTGTTGCGCTACTATCTCGCTGCTGGTGGTTTGAATCCCGATACCGATGTCCAAATTCGGCCAGTTCCCCCGCCAGATAGTATTGCTCAGCTCGTCGCAGGTGATATCGATGCGATGCTGATGCCCGATCCCTTTAATCAGCGGGCAGTGTATGAAGATGCTGGCTTTATTCATCTGTTAACTAAAGAAATTTGGAATGGTCATCCTTGCTGTGCATTTGCAGCAGGTGAGCCTTGGATTCAAGAAAATCCCAATACGTTCCGAGCGCTTAACAAAGCAATTATTGAAGCAACTGGTTATGCCAGTAAGGCCGAAAATCGTGCTGAGATTGCCAAGGCTATTTCTAGCCGTCAGTACTTAAATCAACCACCCGAAGTCGTGGAAGCTGTGCTGACCGGTAAGTTCCCCAATGGTCAAGGTCAAGAACTGGATGTTCCCGATCGCATTGACTTCAATCCCTACCCATGGCAGAGCTTTGCCAACTGGATTCAATCGCAGCTAGTGCGTTGGGATCTGGGTAAAGCTGCCGGTGTGATCCAGCCCGATCAGTACGACAAGAACGGTCAGGCAATTTACCTGACGACTGAAGCACAAACCCTCGAGAAGGAAGTGGGCCTGCAGCCGCCGACTGAAATCTATCGGGAAGAAAAGCTCGCTTACGACACCTTTAACCCGCAGGATCCAGTCGCTTACCTCGCATCTCAAAAGCAGAAATACGGGAGATAAACACAACTTATGGTGAGAACTCCTGTACCGCTTTACCTACGTTGGGCGGTCTCCATCCTCAGCGTGCTTGCGTTCCTAGCCATTTGGCAAATTGCGGCAGCTTCAGGATTTTTAGGCAAAACTTTTCCTGGCTCCCTGCGCACTTTGCAGGATTTGTTTGGATGGCTTTCAGATCCCTTCTTTGATAACGGCCCCAATGACTTAGGGATTGGCTGGAACTTACTGATTAGTTTGCGTCGCGTTGCGATCGGCTACCTGCTGGCAACAGTTGTTGCAATTCCTTTGGGGATTGCAATCGGTATGTCGGCGCTAGCTTCCAGTATTTTTTCGCCCTTTGTGCAACTCCTGAAGCCAGTTTCACCTTTGGCCTGGTTGCCGATTGGTCTCTTCTTATTCCGAGATTCGGAATTGACGGGTGTTTTTGTCATCCTGATTTCGAGTCTGTGGCCAACGTTGATCAACACAGCGTTTGGGGTGGCGAATGTCAATCCTGACTTTTTGAAGGTTTCGCAATCTTTGGGAGCTAGTCGTTGGCGCACGATTCTGAAGGTGATTCTGCCCGCAGCATTGCCCAGCATCATCGCGGGAATGCGGATCAGCATGGGCATTGCTTGGCTGGTCATTGTGGCAGCAGAGATGCTGTTGGGAACAGGAATTGGCTATTTCATTTGGAATGAGTGGAATAACCTATCACTTCCTAATATTTTCTCGGCCATCATCATCATTGGGATTGTTGGCATTCTTCTCGACCAAGGCTTCCGTTTTCTTGAGAACCAGTTTTCTTACGCAGGCAACCGATAACCCATGATTTCTGAAGCTGTGCCAGCCAAGGAGGAGACAGGGCAGGCTCAATTGCTGATTGAGCAAGTTGGCAAAGTTTTTACTGTCAATTCACCTTCTCTCCTCGATCGCCTTCGACAGCGATCGCCCAAACGCTACGTTGCATTAGAAGATGTCAACCTCACGATCGCGTCGAACACATTTGTCTCGATTATTGGCCCTTCGGGTTGTGGTAAATCAACCCTTCTCAACTTGATTGCTGGCCTTGATTTACCAACGTCTGGCCAGATTCTGCTGGATGGTCAACGCATTCGATCGCCGGGGCCCGATCGTGGCATCGTCTTCCAGAACTATGCCCTGATGCCCTGGATGACCGCGCTTGAGAATGTCATCTTTGCAGTTGAAACGGCGCGCCCAAACCTGAGCAAATCCCAAGCTCGCGAAGTGGCACGAGAGCATCTAGAGCTGGTGGGTTTAACCAAAGCTGCCGATCGCTATCCGGGCCAAATTTCAGGGGGGATGAAACAGCGCGTAGCGATCGCCCGTGCCCTCTCCATCCGTCCTAAGCTCCTGCTGATGGATGAACCCTTTGGTGCCTTGGATGCCCTCACCCGTGGCTACCTCCAAGAAGAAGTGCTGCGGATTTGGGAAGCCAACAAACTGAGTGTGGTGCTCATCACTCACAGTATTGATGAAGCACTGCTGCTTTCCGATCGCATTGTGGTGATGTCTCGTGGGCCACGAGCCACTATTCGAGAAGTGATTGATTTACCAGCCGTTCGCCCTCGGCAACGGTCTGTGATCGAAGAAGATGAGCGCTTCGTCAAAATCAAATTGCGCCTTGAAGAACATTTGTTCAACGAGACGCGTGCAGTTGAAGAAGCCAGTGTTTAGGAGAATTCCAATGACCTCAGCGATTACTGAACAACTTCTGAAAGCGAAAAAAGCAAAGGGAATTACCTTTACTGAGCTTGAGCAATTACTTGGACGGGATGAAGTCTGGATTGCGAGTGTGTTCTACCGTCAATCTACGGCTTCGCCTGAAGAGGCAGAAAAGCTACTGACTGCTCTGGGCTTAGATCTGGCCTTGGCTGATGAGTTGACGACTCCGCCGGTCAAAGGTTGTTTGGAACCGGTGATTCCAACTGATCCGTTGATCTATCGCTTCTACGAAATCATGCAGGTCTATGGCTTGCCCCTCAAGGATGTTATCCAAGAAAAATTTGGCGATGGCATCATGAGTGCGATTGATTTCACCTTAGATGTCGATAAGGTTGAAGATCCCAAAGGCGATCGCGTTAAGGTCACGATGTGTGGCAAGTTCTTGGCGTACAAGAAGTGGTAAATACTGCTAGCTAATCAAGCTTCAATTCTTGATCACTGGAGGAGAGAGGTTTCCGCTTCTCTCCTTTTTTGATTGGAATTCTCTCATTAACTACGATACCGCTCTGCACTGAATGACCTCGAGCTGAGTGGAAGGTAGCTCGCCGCCGATGATAATGGCGCCTCTGGAAGAGTTTGGCTAAGCTGTGGACGGCGATCGCGGTTGTCTGTCTGTGCTATGCCCTTGATTTCGGTGACCCGACTCAAGCTTAGAAATGTTCTTTATTTGCCCCGCTTGCTTCCCTTCTCGTTGCGATCGACGTGGCAGGCTAAACGAGCGCCTGGCAATCTGGGCGTTAAGCTGTTGCAGGATCGTAACTTGGCTTTTTGGACCTGCACCGCTTGGACGGATGAAGGAGCCATGCGTCGGTTCATGAGAGCGGATGCCCACGGGCAGGCCATGACGAAATTGATGGATTGGTGCAGCGAAGCCTCAGTCGTCCATTGGCAGCAGGATCAGCCAGACTTGCCCGACTGGCAGGAAGCTCACCGCCGCATGATCGCGGAGGGGCGCCCCTCCAAAGTGAACCATCCTTCGGCTGCCCACCAAGCATTTCAGGTCGATCCGCCGCGCCGCGCCTAGCTCAGTGACTGCGGTCGCGCTGTCTTGCATCATTGCTTCGCTCTACCAGCCCGGATCGCTGGCACAGTCCACGGTGATCTCACCCGAGGCGGCATCGGGAATCGCAGTGATACAGCCGCAGACTGGCTCGCCATCGAGGTCAACCTCGCAAGCATGACAGGAGCCCATCAGGCAGCCGGTGGGAATCCGTAAACCGGCTCGCTGCGCCACATTGAGTAGGGGTTCACCCACTTCAGCGGCCACGCGCACATCGTCGGGTAAGAAATGCACCGTAATCGTCATAGGGCGATCGCTTAGAGAGGATTGTGCAAGAGGTCCAGTAGATACTGGCCATAGCCATTTTTACGGAGTGGCTCAGCTAACTGCTCAAGCTGGGTAGCCGTAATCCAGCCCTGGCGATAGGCGATTTCTTCCGGGCAGGCGATCTTGAGCCCCTGCCGTTTTTCCAGTGTCTGGATAAAACTGGCGGCATCGAGCAGGCTGTCGTGGGTGCCGGTGTCCAGCCAAGCCATCCCGCGCCCGAGCAGTTCCACCCGCAGGTGACCCCGCTGAAGGTACGCATTGTTGAGGTCGGTGATCTCTAGCTCTCCTCGGGTTGAGGGTCGGACTTGCTTTGCTAGCTCTACGACCTGCTGATCGTAGAAGTAGAGTCCCGTGACGGCATAGCGCGATCGCGGTTTCTTGGGCTTCTCTTCAATCGAAAGCACCCGCTGCTGGGCATCGAATTCTACAACGCCATAGCGCTCTGGATCGGCAACGCCGTAGGCAAAAACGGTTGCCCCCTGCGAACGCTGACTGGCTTGCTGGAGTTGTACCGCCAGATCGTCACCATGAAAAAGGTTGTCGCCCAGAATCAGAGCGGCGGGTGAGCCATTCAGGAATGATTCGCCAATCAAAAAGGCTTGCGCCAGACCTTCGGGAGCCGGCTGAATGGCATAGCTCAGCGAGAGTCCCCAGCGATCGCCGTTGCCCAAGAGCTGCGCAAAACGATCGGTGTCTTGGGGGGTGGAGATAATCAAAATCTCACGAATGCCACTCAACATCAGCGTGCTGAGCGGGTAGTAAATCATCGGCTTGTCATAGACCGGCAGCAGCTGTTTGGAGACTGCATAGGTGGCGGGATAGAGCCGAGTGCCAGATCCACCCGCCAGAATGATGCCGCGCCGTGCCTCGGTCATACTGTGGTTTCCTGCTCCTGTGTCAAGCCGAGGCGGCCACCATCATAGCCACTGCGTTGTCGGACTTTTTGGCACCAATCCAGATAATTGAGATACCAGCAAACCGTTTTGCGTAGACCCGTTTCAAAACTTTCTTGGGGTTGCCAACCGAGCTCACGCTCAATGCGGCTGGCATCGATCGCGTAGCGGCGATCGTGGCCGGGGCGATCGCGGACAAATTCCATCTGTTGGCGATAGGACTGCGATCGCGGCTTGAGTTCGTCCAACAGATCGCAAATCGTCTCAACGACTTGGAGATTGGTCCGTTCGTTAAAGCCGCCGATGTTGTAGGTCTCGCCGATCTGTCCTTTTAGTAAGACTTGTTCTAGGGCGCGGGTGTGATCTTCCACGTAGAGCCAGTCGCGGATATTGCCGCCGTTGCCGTAGATCGGCAGTGGATTACCGGCGATCGCATTGAGGATGATTACAGGGATCAGCTTTTCAGGAAACTGCCATGGGCCGTAGTTGTTGGAGCAATTCGTGACCAAAACTGGCAGGCCATAGGTGTGATGCCAAGCCCGCACGAGATGATCGGAACTGGCTTTGCTTGCCGAGTAGGGCGATCGCGGATCGTAGCGAGTTGCTTCAGTGAAAAGTCCAGTCTCGCCGAGGCTGCCATAGACCTCATCGGTAGAGATGTGATGAAAGCGAAAAGTCTGTTGCTCTGACTCTGATAATTCTTGCCAGTAACGGCGGGCAGCTTCTAGCAGATTAAAAGTGCCGAGGATATTACTTTCGATAAAGGGGCGGGGTGAATCGATGGAGCGATCGACGTGGGATTCCGCCGCCAAATGCATGACGGCAGTCGGTTGATAGGTCTGGAAAATTCGCGTCAGTGCAGCTTCATCCAGCAAATCAACTTGTTCAAAGACATAGCGATCGCTGTCCTCAAAGGGTTGCAACGAGGTCAGATCGCTGGCATAGCTCAGTTTATCGAGGTTGATAATCCGAGCATCAAGGCGAGTGGTCAACAAGTGTCGAATCAAGGCTGAGCCGATAAAGCCAGCACCACCCGTAATCAAAATCTTCATTGGTTCTTTGCAACTTGCGTCAGCATTTGAGCCAAGGCATGGCGCCAGTGTAGGGGATCGTGGCCAATCGCTCGATTAAAGTCGGCACAATCCAGCACGCTATAGGCCGGGCGGGTGGCTGGGGTCGGGTAGTCACTGCTGGGAATGGCAGCGATCGGGACTGCCTGCTGAAGTAATCCCAGCTCTAGGGCAAGGTCTTGAATGGCTACGGCAAAGTCATACCAACTGGCTACACCGGCATCGGTGCAGTGGTGAATTCCCATGAGGTTCTGGGCGATCGCTTGCCAAAGAGCAGCGGCCAAACTATCAGTCCAGGTGGGTGTCCCAACCTGATCCCAGACGACAGTGAGGTGATCGCGTTCTGCCATCAAGCGCAGCATCGTGGTGACAAAGTTGCGGCCACCTAGTCCATAAACCCAAGCTGTGCGTACAATCAGCGATCGCTCGGGCAGAAACTGTAGGATTGCTTCTTCAGCGGCAGCTTTGGTTGTGCCATAGACGCTCAAGGGCTGGCGTTCAGCATCGGTTGGATAAGGCCGATTGCGATCGCCATTAAAAACAAAATCTGTCGAGATTTGCAGTAAATTTCCACCCGTTTCAGCCAAACTTTCGGCCAGAATTCTGACTGAATTGCTGTTGATTGCTATCGCCAGGGCTGGCTCAGATTCTGCTCGATCGACAGTGGTATAAGCACCGGCATTAATTACCCAGTCAGGACGAAGGGTCTGAATGGCTGCGCGGATCGCAGACTCGTCACTGAGATCGAGTTGCTGGCGACCGCAGGCAATCAGATCGACCCCATCAGGATGCGATCGCTGGAGGGCTTGCCCGACCTGTCCAGCAGCCCCTGTCAGTAAAACCTTCATATGAATACCTCCGCTTCCAAGAGGTTAACGGCGGCGGCATCCTTGGCAGAGAGTTGCGGTTGCTGGCCGGCTGCTAAGGGCCAGTCGATTGCGATCGCCGGATCATCCCAGCGGAGCGATCGCTCGTGAGTAGGTGCGTAGTAATCAGTCGTTTTGTAGAGCACTTCAGCGCTCTCAGAGAGCACCAGGAAGCCATGGGCAAAGCCAGGGGGAACCCAGAGCTGACGATGATTGTCTGCAGACAGCCGCTCCCCAACCCACTGGCCAAATTGGGGTGAACTCTGGCGTAGATCGACGGCAACATCGAAGATTTCACCGACTACACAGCGGACTAATTTGCCCTGTGCCTGCTGGATTTGATAGTGCAATCCCCGCAGTACGCCCTGTTGCGATCGCGAATGATTGTCTTGGACAAAGGTCACATTTAGACCCGTTAGCTCGGCAAAGGTGCGAGCGTTGAAGCTTTCCAAGAAGAACCCACGATCGTCCCCAAAAACCTTGGGCTCCAAAATGCAGACATCAGCGAGAGCGGTGTGGCGGATCTGCATAGCTTCCCTTCGGAGCGATCGTTGGTGAACATACCACTAACACCGCTGCAGCTTCGAGTGTGTTCATGTCATCTTCTGCCTCCCTGATTTGGCCGCGCGAGTTGGCAGATGTCCTCTGGCTCCTGCAAAGTCCAGCCATCATTCGCCGTGATCGCTATCCCTTGGTGGGTGATGCACGCTTGTATTTGGCGGGTCGGCAGCTCCGAGCCCAGTGGCAAGACCAAGATCGCGATCGCTTAGCGGCTGAAGCAGCAGCTTGGGTTGCAGCGCAACCTCGCACCTATAAATTAGGCATCCGTGCTGAGGCGCTTCTCGTTTGGGCACTGCGTCAGTTGCCGCGCTTTCGTCTTTTGGCGCATCAACTGCAATTGCGCGATGGCTCAACCTGTCTGGGTGAGCTGGATTTCCTGATTGAGGATCGCGCGCTGGGGCGATATGAACATTGGGAATTGGCGCTCAAGTTCTTCGGGTGGAGCGGCGAGCAGTGGATCGGGCCAGATAGCAAAGATCAGCCCACTCAAAAGCTAGAGCGAATGCAGGGGCGTCAGTTGAGTTTGAGCCAAACACCTGCGTTTCAGCAGTGGCTACAGCAGCACCATCCCGCAGCAACCGCTGGGCCTTGGCAGCGGCGTTTACTCTCGCGGGGGTTTGCCTTTATCCCTTGGGGAATGCCTTTTCCAAACAGTCAGCAAGAAGTGTCCCTGCAAGCGCAACAGGGGTGGCTAGTTCATCGCGATCGCCTGCCACCCACAACTGTGTTCCCCTTTGTTCATGGCTGGGTGAGTTTGCCACGGGAGTTGTGGATGTCGCGCTACGTGCACGATCGCGATCGCCATGGCTGCTTGGCGGCAGCTGCCAGCTTACAGGAACTGGAAGCGATCGCCCCTCAAGATGCCGCCCAACTCGTCGTTGGTCTTGGTGTAGGGGGCGTGGAAGTGACACGAGGATTTCTGGTGCATTCTCATTGGCCGCTAGTTGCAATCTAGGCAATTAGACTACGTCGTCTCAAGGAGTCGAACACCCCCCAAACAAACGCGATTGCGTCCTAATTCTTTCGCTTGGTAGAGTGCTTGGTCTGCGGCTCCAATCAGTGCTTCAGGTGACTTATGAGGCGTGGGAACCCAGGTGACGGCTCCTAAACTTAGGCTGACCGACGAGCACACTGATGAACTTCGATGGGGAATTTTGAGCTGCTGAACAGCGGATCGCATCGATTCTGCAATTTGCAATATGCCTTGTTCATTCGTATTAGGTAAAATCACCACAAATTCCTCGCCGCCATAACGGGCAACTAAGTCAGCAGGGCGAGCGATGACTTGAGTGAGCGCAGTGGCAACTGCCTTAAGACAGTCGTCTCCAGCTTGGTGACCGTAGGTATCATTAAATTGCTTAAAGCAATCGATATCAATCAGGATTAATCCTAGGGGATGCTGCTCTCGTATTGCCCGCTGCCATTCGATGTCTAAACACTGATCAAAATGCCGACGATTGGCTAAGCCTGTGAGTCCATCAGATTGGGCCAGTCGCAAGAGCTGTTGATTGGCGGCAGCGAGTTGAGCATAAAGACGGGCTTGCTGGATCGCAATGCCGACCTGAGTGGCTAATTGCTTTAGCAGGTCAATCTCTAGCTTTTCCCAGCGACGAGGTTGTGAGTTTTGGCCAACAATTAAAAGTCCCCACAGTATTTCTTGGGCAAAAATTGGAGCGACAAGACTGGCTCGCAGTTGGAGGCGTTTGAGCAAGGTTGCATTGGTGAGCTCTAAGCCCTGGGCTTGCAGATCGGGAATGGAGTGAATCCGATCGCAACTATAGAAAGTTGGATCAATCTCCTGCAGAATTGCTTCAAGTTCGGCGTTCCCTTGAATCAGAGTTTGGTTAGAGTCAGTTGACTCCGCAGCGATCGCTCCTTGCTGATTTGGCTGAAACCGATAAATAAGCACTCGTTCAGCTTTGAGGAATTGACGAACTTCTGAAACAGTGGTTACCAAGATTTCATCGAGCTGTAGTGATTCTCGAATCCGTTGAGCAGTTCGATTGACCAAGCGTTCGCGATAAATTTGCTGTTGTAAAGCTGCTTTGGCTCGTTTTCGTTCCAGGGCTTTGCGCTCAAGTTTCTCATTGGCTGCATCTAGCGCAACTGTTCGCTCTCCCACCATCTGCTGTAAAGTCTCAATCGTGAGAGTTGCCTCAACGGGATCGATCATATGAATGAGGCTGGTTTGGGTGAGTAGGCCAACCATAATATTGCGCTCGTCAACCACAAGCAGTCGCCGGATCTTGCGAGCTCTCATGTATTGATTAGCTTGCCAAAGCGTATCGCTAGCCTGAATAAAAACTGGCGGTGAACCCATGAAATCAGCAGCTATTGTTTGGCTTAAATCAGCGCCCTGAACTTGCAAATGTAAAATATCGCGTTCAGTGACTAGGCCAATCGGTTTAGGAAAGCCTGAAGGATCTTTCTCCGTAATGACAACACAACTAATTAGGCGATCGCTCATTAATTCAGCTAGCGATAAAGCCGATTGATAGCGGTCAGCACAAATGATCGACTTCACCATCACCTCGGAGACTCGCCACAGCCGTAGTAAATCGATCGGTTTTAATAGCCGCCGAATCCCTTCATAGGTCATGATGCCAATAAGCTGATGGGTGGCATTGACGACCGGCAGATGTCGAACGTTGTACTGACGAAAGAGGTTCAGTGTCCTAATAACGTCGTAAATATCTGATTCTTGAATCGTCGTCACAGTCGAAGTTGCGACCTCTTCAATCGGTGTTGAAGTGATCGTGATTCCGATGGCCGTGAGCCGGACTAAATCCCGCTCTGTGAAAATACCAACAAGGGTTTGATTCGATTCCATCAACAGCACATAGCTGGAATGCTGCCGCTCCATCACTGCCAGAACCTGAGCAACCGGCAAAGTTGGCGCAACTGTGAGTGGCTGCCGATCGATGGCTTCTTCAAGCTCGAACATCGGAATCTTTGTCATCAGACTGTTCCTAGCCCTAGTGCGGTTTGTCGAGGTCTGTCGTGCACGATTCCGTGACAGTCAGTCAGTGTTGATCCCCGTGTCTATCGTTCCCGCTTTGGGCAGTAGAGCGGCTCTCTTATCGATTGTTGACCATGAGCGTGAGGCCTCTCGAGAGTGCTCTCTGAGTGAGGTTGATGGCTGGGGCCGATTAGCTGAAATTTATTTCAATGAAAGTAAACAGATTGTTTAAGTCGTGGGATCCAAGCGATCGCAGGCAAAGTCTTGGCGATCGCCCACTTTCAAAAAGAAGGTGGGATGCTCAGGATCAGTAAGTCCCCAAAACCATTTGTTATCGCTGTAAGTCGGAGCACCGGCAATGTTGGTGCGGGGCAACTGTAAATTCAAGTTGCGCCAACGCAAGACAACAAAGGCTCCGGGCAAAGTTCCAGTCAGCTGATTATTGACCCGTGGGTCATCCACAGGGCCGTTATCGTACAGAGCGACCAGCGGTTCTTGGACACAGCTGTAAGTCACTTCAGTTCTAGCAGCAAGGGCAGTCGGCTGTAGCCCCAGCCAGAGAACCAGGGCGATCGCGATCGCTGCTAGCCGCCCTATCCATCGATCTGCCATGCCTGTTCACTCTCTACTGCGATCGCTGCCTGAGATTCTATCGGTTGCGCTCCCTGAGGGTCGATTCAGGCTGCTCAAGGGAATGTGGTCGCTCAAAAATAACTTTGCTAAAAAAGCACTCAGCTCATGACTGTTCTGAAACAAGCTGAGTGCGCTTAAGGCGGTCGCCTACCTTGATCGTCCGTACTCAAGGAACGATTGAGAGAGGTTTAAATACCTGAGGCTGGAAAGTCAAAAGAATCCGTTAGCCCATTAAAATGACGCGATTCAAGACATGAACAATGCCGTTATCACAGGCAATATCAGCAGACAAAACTGTCGCATTTTTGATTTCAAACGGCTCTGCTCGTCCAATGGGAATTGGTGCGCCTTCTAACGAATCAACTGACGGGCGATCGATCAGGTCTGCTTTGGATAGAGCACCTGCCGTAACGTGAAACTTGAGAATTCGAGCTAGTTGCGGCGGGTTCTGAACCAGCGTTGTCACTGTGCCCGGTGGTAGTGCTGCAAAAGCATCATCGGTAGGTGCAAAGACGGTAAAAGGACCGTCGCTATTGAGTGCATCGACTAAGCCAGCGACTTCAACGGCTGTGAGTAGCGTCTGAAAACAACCCGCCTCGCGGGCAACCTCAAGGATTTTGGCCATGGTGTAGCAAGCCTGGGTGATAAGAAGTCCAGCAGAGCAAAAAAGACTAGCGGTAGTCTTGGCTTTGGATGTCCGGCAGCCGTGCTTCGGGGCGTAGGAAGCGATCCATTTGCGCCTCAAAGAAAGCCCGATTGGCTTGCAGATGCACCGGATCTGTATCGTCCAGCGGATAGAGCAGCGCCGCCCGGAGGGCTTGAATGACAGCGGAGGTGACGTTGTACATCGACCGCTGGAAGGTGACGCCTAGCTGGATCAGAATGTCGTCTTCACCGCGACAGTGTTGCCGATACTCCTCGAGCAAGTAGGGTGGTAAGAAGTGCAACATGTCCTGCATCAGCAGCGTCGGCGGAATGCCGGCGGAACCGACAGGGAAGACGTCTGCATAGAGAATGCCGTAGTGGAAGTCTGCCTGTTGATCAGGCACTTGCTGAGCCTGAGCGTTGTAGGACTTGGTGCCACGGAAGGGGGCTGTGCGGTAGAACACTGCTTCCACGTAGGGCAGAGCTGCTTCATAGAGCCAGGTAAAGCCTGCCGACTTGGGAATAATCTCGAAGCACTCGCCGTTGATGAAGACGTGGTGATAGATCGGACGACCGGCGATCGCAAAAATACCGTTGACGAGGAAGTTCATGGCGTCCGGTACGCCCTTGAAGCCGCCTTCATCGTAGATGTCGCTCATCTCGAAGAAGACCGGCGCCATCACTTCCCAGAACAATCCGAGGTTGGCGGTGTAGGAGAGCATCCGCACTTGCTCGAGGAACATCTCGGGGAAGAGCTTGTATAACCCCAGCATGAGCGGGTTGCCCTGGAAGTAGGCCCGGATGGCGCGATCGGCGTTTTGGCGGTACTCCTCACTTTCGAGGTAGTCATTGAAGCGTCCGCCCATGCCTTGGTGCCAAAGCATGGCGTCCATGCAGGCTTCGGCAAACTCCATGTTGACGCGATCGTGCCAGAGGTGATGCAGCCACTTGGGCAGTTTGCGCTTCAGTTCACCCTTCTGCATGAATTCCAGCA
Protein-coding regions in this window:
- the rfbC gene encoding dTDP-4-dehydrorhamnose 3,5-epimerase; translation: MQIRHTALADVCILEPKVFGDDRGFFLESFNARTFAELTGLNVTFVQDNHSRSQQGVLRGLHYQIQQAQGKLVRCVVGEIFDVAVDLRQSSPQFGQWVGERLSADNHRQLWVPPGFAHGFLVLSESAEVLYKTTDYYAPTHERSLRWDDPAIAIDWPLAAGQQPQLSAKDAAAVNLLEAEVFI
- the rfbB gene encoding dTDP-glucose 4,6-dehydratase, encoding MKILITGGAGFIGSALIRHLLTTRLDARIINLDKLSYASDLTSLQPFEDSDRYVFEQVDLLDEAALTRIFQTYQPTAVMHLAAESHVDRSIDSPRPFIESNILGTFNLLEAARRYWQELSESEQQTFRFHHISTDEVYGSLGETGLFTEATRYDPRSPYSASKASSDHLVRAWHHTYGLPVLVTNCSNNYGPWQFPEKLIPVIILNAIAGNPLPIYGNGGNIRDWLYVEDHTRALEQVLLKGQIGETYNIGGFNERTNLQVVETICDLLDELKPRSQSYRQQMEFVRDRPGHDRRYAIDASRIERELGWQPQESFETGLRKTVCWYLNYLDWCQKVRQRSGYDGGRLGLTQEQETTV
- the rfbD gene encoding dTDP-4-dehydrorhamnose reductase; protein product: MKVLLTGAAGQVGQALQRSHPDGVDLIACGRQQLDLSDESAIRAAIQTLRPDWVINAGAYTTVDRAESEPALAIAINSNSVRILAESLAETGGNLLQISTDFVFNGDRNRPYPTDAERQPLSVYGTTKAAAEEAILQFLPERSLIVRTAWVYGLGGRNFVTTMLRLMAERDHLTVVWDQVGTPTWTDSLAAALWQAIAQNLMGIHHCTDAGVASWYDFAVAIQDLALELGLLQQAVPIAAIPSSDYPTPATRPAYSVLDCADFNRAIGHDPLHWRHALAQMLTQVAKNQ
- a CDS encoding DUF1853 family protein, whose product is MSSSASLIWPRELADVLWLLQSPAIIRRDRYPLVGDARLYLAGRQLRAQWQDQDRDRLAAEAAAWVAAQPRTYKLGIRAEALLVWALRQLPRFRLLAHQLQLRDGSTCLGELDFLIEDRALGRYEHWELALKFFGWSGEQWIGPDSKDQPTQKLERMQGRQLSLSQTPAFQQWLQQHHPAATAGPWQRRLLSRGFAFIPWGMPFPNSQQEVSLQAQQGWLVHRDRLPPTTVFPFVHGWVSLPRELWMSRYVHDRDRHGCLAAAASLQELEAIAPQDAAQLVVGLGVGGVEVTRGFLVHSHWPLVAI
- a CDS encoding diguanylate cyclase domain-containing protein; translated protein: MTKIPMFELEEAIDRQPLTVAPTLPVAQVLAVMERQHSSYVLLMESNQTLVGIFTERDLVRLTAIGITITSTPIEEVATSTVTTIQESDIYDVIRTLNLFRQYNVRHLPVVNATHQLIGIMTYEGIRRLLKPIDLLRLWRVSEVMVKSIICADRYQSALSLAELMSDRLISCVVITEKDPSGFPKPIGLVTERDILHLQVQGADLSQTIAADFMGSPPVFIQASDTLWQANQYMRARKIRRLLVVDERNIMVGLLTQTSLIHMIDPVEATLTIETLQQMVGERTVALDAANEKLERKALERKRAKAALQQQIYRERLVNRTAQRIRESLQLDEILVTTVSEVRQFLKAERVLIYRFQPNQQGAIAAESTDSNQTLIQGNAELEAILQEIDPTFYSCDRIHSIPDLQAQGLELTNATLLKRLQLRASLVAPIFAQEILWGLLIVGQNSQPRRWEKLEIDLLKQLATQVGIAIQQARLYAQLAAANQQLLRLAQSDGLTGLANRRHFDQCLDIEWQRAIREQHPLGLILIDIDCFKQFNDTYGHQAGDDCLKAVATALTQVIARPADLVARYGGEEFVVILPNTNEQGILQIAESMRSAVQQLKIPHRSSSVCSSVSLSLGAVTWVPTPHKSPEALIGAADQALYQAKELGRNRVCLGGVRLLETT
- a CDS encoding fasciclin domain-containing protein, coding for MAKILEVAREAGCFQTLLTAVEVAGLVDALNSDGPFTVFAPTDDAFAALPPGTVTTLVQNPPQLARILKFHVTAGALSKADLIDRPSVDSLEGAPIPIGRAEPFEIKNATVLSADIACDNGIVHVLNRVILMG